The uncultured Desulfuromonas sp. genome has a segment encoding these proteins:
- the phnD gene encoding phosphate/phosphite/phosphonate ABC transporter substrate-binding protein, translated as MKKWRQTILFFVVMVQLFTGTALAKTLVFAVHPFLSAIELQGRFQPFIEQLSVQSGYEITFKVSQDYETHLDNLCSGQTDLAFIGPAVYVAASHRDPGIKLLGVLNGKTPLLRGAIVVRKDSNLTELAELKGHSMAFVSPESTMGFKLACATLRTAGVSLDELAAQEFLGNHENVAFSVLAGKFDAGAIKYEVYEKMAGEGLRVLADLPQVADHPFVASSQLDVAIARKIKHILLGLHETESGRKLLRTLRSDAVVIRSVSDEEYDPLRLCTQCSESE; from the coding sequence ATGAAAAAATGGCGACAGACAATCCTTTTTTTTGTGGTGATGGTTCAACTTTTTACAGGTACTGCTTTGGCAAAAACGCTGGTTTTTGCTGTCCATCCATTTCTTTCCGCCATTGAGTTACAGGGTCGATTTCAGCCCTTTATCGAGCAACTTTCAGTGCAAAGCGGCTATGAGATTACGTTCAAGGTTTCCCAGGACTATGAAACCCATCTTGATAATCTGTGTTCCGGACAAACGGATCTTGCCTTTATTGGACCGGCGGTTTACGTCGCAGCTTCTCATCGCGACCCCGGTATCAAGCTTCTTGGTGTGTTGAATGGAAAAACGCCGTTGTTGCGCGGGGCGATCGTGGTGAGAAAAGATAGCAACTTGACGGAGCTGGCAGAGTTGAAGGGGCATTCCATGGCGTTTGTCTCTCCTGAATCAACCATGGGCTTCAAACTCGCGTGCGCAACGTTGCGAACTGCGGGTGTCTCTCTTGATGAGCTGGCTGCGCAAGAGTTTCTCGGCAACCATGAAAATGTGGCATTCTCTGTTTTAGCCGGTAAATTTGATGCTGGAGCAATCAAATATGAAGTGTATGAAAAAATGGCCGGAGAGGGACTCAGGGTCCTGGCCGATCTGCCGCAAGTGGCTGACCATCCATTTGTCGCCTCATCGCAGTTGGATGTGGCGATTGCCCGAAAAATAAAACACATTCTTTTGGGCCTGCATGAAACGGAGTCCGGCCGGAAACTTCTGCGAACGCTACGTTCTGACGCGGTTGTCATTCGATCCGTAAGCGATGAAGAATACGATCCTTTGCGTTTATGTACACAATGCTCTGAATCTGAATGA
- a CDS encoding protein-glutamate O-methyltransferase — MTLTQRDFDRLSRYIYQELGITLSDSKRTMLTGRLTKRLRALKIATISDYCDFLFTDEGQTLERVHLFDVITTNKTDFFREAGHFEYLTETILPAWKRNLSQRRSFKIWSAGCSSGEEPYTMAMVLADYAEKQPTGCFDYEIIATDISTKVLDHAKQAIYHSDRIQPVPMEMRSRYLLRSKDRNNPLVRIAPLLRKKIRFGRLNFMDADFSLPHPMDVIFCRNVIIYFDKETQERLVRKFCRKLQPGGFLFLGHSESLHGFDVPLRQVAPTVYRFD, encoded by the coding sequence ATGACTCTGACGCAACGGGATTTTGACCGTCTCAGCCGGTATATTTATCAAGAGCTTGGCATTACCCTGTCTGACTCCAAGAGAACCATGCTCACCGGACGTCTGACAAAGCGTCTCAGGGCGCTTAAGATTGCCACGATCAGTGATTACTGCGATTTTCTTTTTACTGATGAAGGGCAGACTCTTGAGCGGGTTCATCTGTTCGATGTCATCACCACCAATAAAACTGATTTTTTTCGTGAAGCGGGCCATTTCGAGTATCTGACAGAAACGATTCTTCCTGCCTGGAAAAGAAATCTCTCTCAACGACGTTCCTTTAAAATCTGGAGTGCCGGCTGCTCTTCCGGAGAAGAGCCGTATACCATGGCCATGGTGTTGGCGGATTATGCCGAAAAGCAACCCACTGGTTGTTTTGACTATGAGATTATCGCCACCGATATTTCCACCAAAGTGCTTGATCATGCCAAACAAGCCATCTACCACAGTGATCGGATTCAACCGGTGCCCATGGAAATGCGTTCACGCTATCTGCTGCGCAGCAAGGATCGCAATAATCCACTGGTCCGCATCGCTCCTCTACTGCGGAAGAAAATCCGTTTTGGCCGGTTGAATTTTATGGATGCGGACTTCAGCTTGCCACACCCGATGGATGTTATTTTTTGCCGCAATGTTATTATTTATTTTGATAAAGAGACTCAGGAACGTCTGGTGAGAAAATTCTGCCGTAAATTGCAGCCGGGAGGGTTTCTGTTTCTCGGTCATTCAGAGTCGTTGCATGGCTTTGATGTCCCTTTAAGGCAAGTGGCTCCAACCGTGTATCGCTTTGATTGA
- a CDS encoding methyl-accepting chemotaxis protein: MRWKDLKLNGKFFVGFGLVLAMMLAVGLWSISGISDIVGNATEVIDGNKLKGEMVQREVDHLNWANEVNALLTDDNVTKLHVETDPHKCAFGQWYYGAGRKQAEELVPELRSLLEEIEQYHNELHHSAKKIGETFHQADVTLPKFLSEKEVDHLVWANTILKYFSSDQKQLTVQENPELCGLGKFLYGEYGKQVAKSDPELAQLIDAIKEPHARLHASAKEIKSLPKKAAQEVFEKQTLVALKETQAILTKMNDRADELVSAMNEAKKIYATQTVPNLKQVQKILGNVSETTDEHIMTDEEMLRAASNTRQGVILSLSAAFPIAILLAFVIARGIIGPLQKGITFAQEIAHGNLEATIDVEQKDEVGRMADALREMIEQLKTIVGDVRTASNNVASGSQELSASSEEMSQGATEQAAAAEEASSSMEQMAANIKQNADNAIQTEKIALKSSQDAQSGGQAVEETVKAMKDIAEKISIIEEIARQTNLLALNAAIEAARAGEHGKGFAVVASEVRKLAERSQSAAAEISDLSSSSVEVAETAGKMLAKMVPDIQRTAELVQEIAAASKEQDTGADQVNKAIQQLDQVIQQNAAAAEEMASTSEELNAQAAQLQDTISFFKLDSAGVKQLVSPRTQAKAPRFKDALSARKATQTTASNSGLRLDMGTGKDALDKEFEEY, from the coding sequence ATGCGCTGGAAAGATCTAAAGCTCAATGGAAAGTTTTTTGTCGGTTTTGGCCTTGTCCTGGCGATGATGCTGGCTGTTGGTTTGTGGAGTATTTCGGGCATCAGTGACATCGTTGGTAATGCCACTGAAGTGATTGACGGCAACAAGCTCAAAGGTGAAATGGTGCAGCGCGAAGTTGATCATCTCAACTGGGCCAACGAGGTGAATGCTTTGCTGACCGATGACAACGTCACCAAATTGCATGTTGAGACTGATCCTCATAAGTGCGCTTTTGGCCAATGGTACTATGGTGCCGGACGCAAACAGGCGGAAGAGCTTGTTCCTGAATTGCGCTCGTTGTTGGAGGAGATTGAGCAATATCATAACGAACTGCATCATTCCGCTAAGAAAATTGGCGAGACGTTTCATCAGGCCGATGTGACGTTACCCAAGTTTTTGTCTGAAAAAGAGGTCGACCACCTGGTGTGGGCCAACACCATTCTCAAATATTTTTCCAGTGATCAGAAACAATTGACCGTTCAGGAAAACCCTGAACTGTGCGGTCTCGGCAAGTTTCTCTACGGTGAGTATGGCAAGCAGGTTGCCAAGAGTGATCCGGAGTTGGCTCAACTGATTGACGCCATCAAGGAACCCCATGCCCGTCTGCATGCGTCGGCTAAAGAGATCAAAAGCCTACCGAAAAAAGCCGCCCAAGAGGTGTTTGAAAAACAAACCCTGGTGGCCTTGAAAGAAACACAGGCCATCCTGACGAAAATGAATGACCGGGCTGATGAACTTGTCAGTGCAATGAATGAAGCAAAGAAGATCTATGCGACGCAAACCGTGCCGAACCTCAAACAGGTGCAGAAAATTCTCGGTAATGTTTCGGAAACAACGGATGAGCATATCATGACCGACGAGGAGATGCTTAGAGCCGCTTCCAATACTCGTCAGGGCGTGATTTTGAGCCTGAGCGCCGCGTTTCCCATTGCCATTCTGCTCGCCTTTGTTATTGCTCGCGGGATTATCGGACCGTTGCAGAAAGGGATCACATTTGCCCAAGAGATTGCCCACGGCAACCTTGAAGCCACCATTGACGTGGAACAAAAGGATGAAGTGGGTAGAATGGCCGATGCCTTGCGTGAGATGATTGAGCAGCTCAAAACCATCGTCGGCGATGTACGCACGGCCTCGAACAACGTTGCTTCAGGCAGTCAGGAATTGTCGGCCAGTTCCGAAGAGATGAGTCAGGGGGCCACCGAGCAGGCGGCTGCGGCCGAAGAAGCCTCTTCATCCATGGAGCAGATGGCTGCCAATATCAAGCAGAATGCCGATAACGCCATCCAGACCGAGAAGATTGCGCTTAAATCCTCCCAGGATGCCCAGAGCGGTGGTCAGGCGGTCGAAGAGACAGTGAAGGCGATGAAGGATATCGCCGAAAAAATCTCTATCATTGAAGAGATTGCCCGCCAGACCAATCTGCTGGCGCTCAATGCGGCCATTGAAGCGGCCCGCGCCGGCGAGCATGGCAAAGGTTTTGCCGTGGTGGCCTCGGAAGTGCGTAAGCTGGCCGAACGCAGCCAGAGTGCCGCAGCCGAGATCAGCGACTTGTCTTCGAGTAGTGTGGAAGTCGCCGAAACCGCCGGTAAGATGCTGGCCAAGATGGTGCCGGACATTCAGCGCACCGCCGAGCTGGTGCAGGAGATCGCCGCAGCCAGTAAAGAGCAGGATACCGGTGCTGATCAGGTCAACAAAGCGATTCAGCAGCTTGATCAGGTCATTCAGCAGAATGCCGCGGCCGCCGAAGAGATGGCCTCAACCTCTGAGGAACTCAATGCCCAAGCCGCGCAACTACAGGATACCATTTCATTCTTCAAGTTGGACTCTGCTGGAGTCAAACAACTGGTCAGCCCGAGGACTCAAGCAAAGGCTCCCAGATTTAAAGACGCTCTTTCTGCCCGAAAAGCAACCCAGACCACGGCAAGTAACAGTGGTTTGAGGCTTGATATGGGCACAGGAAAAGACGCTTTGGATAAAGAGTTTGAAGAATATTGA